The genomic stretch AGTAATTCTAATAATGAAACTAGAAAGCATGGGATAAACAATCTCTACAGAGTTAAAATGTGAATTTATCCAACATGCCAAATGAAACCACCCAGTGCAAATTAGCTTAGCAAGCCAAATGTATGTATTTCTGATAAATCAactgtaaatgaatgaaagctAAGCTGAGCCTGAAACATGCAGCCTTTAGCATATAGTGCTAATACTGCAGAAGTGCATTTGAGCATGCCTGTGTTAAATGAGGATTATTGATTACTGCTATAAAACCTGCTTTAACATATTACAAACTGCACTAAATCAGGAATAAAGAACAGTTTTCATTCATCAGTTatcaaaaatgtacaaaattatACTTTCTTAAAACGCATCTATTTCATTTAAATCATGATCAAGGACAAAAAATCAAAGCTCTAGACACGAAGAGATGATGAGTAACATCGTTATGACCGAGTGGGTGTGGACTGAGCTATGTTTATTAGTGTTCGATAACTGATGAAAAAAAACAGCTCTCGGTAGTGAACACAGATTCTGGAAcagactgtacacacacacacacacacacacagacaacccccccccccaaccagAGGTTTCTAAACTGTAGAGATTTTGATAAGTCATAATCTTCTTTCAACACTGTCATGTTTAaaatctttctttaaaaaaaaaaaagtcaagccTGCATTTCAgtgcaattaataataataataataataataataataataataataataataataattctatcaTTAATGAAACAGAAATCACTGACAAATATACAGGCAAGGTAAAATAACAGTGGCTGTTGCATATAtagctgtttcttttcttttttaaaacaacattttgtacaaaagaagaaaaagctcTAAAAACAGTGGATGTGTTCATGGTGAGATTCTACCCCCAGTCTTTTACCCCAGGTAACTCTAACACAAGGACAGCTGGGGTAGACAGCCTGGCCCTTTGGAGGAACCGTTAGCAGACTGGTTACTGATTTAAAGTAAGACTGGGAGAGGACTGACTCACTGGGGCTTGATGAGCAGGGGCTGGACCTAGACATGGGCAGTAGATTGCTGTGTTTTGTTGGTAAGGATACTCCAGTTTCTGGGTGTCGGTGGTGAGGTCAGGTAACAAAGGGTCACTAGAGGCAGAGGGTCAAAGATGAAGGAAGATGAGATAAACTGGGAATAATACAGACAAACTAGGGAGGAGTGCAGACAAATATTTTCAAGTACAACCAAAGTACCCCAACACAGACAGGAGCAGAATGTGGTATGCTAACACAGACATGGAGTAAACTAGTGCAGACTGGTGCAGTCAGGTAGACTAGGTTCTACCTGAGTAGACTGGGGCAGATGAGGTTAATATTTTTGTAGACTGGGCCCTAAACCTAGACTTTAATGTTGACACAAAGTGGGGTCTGTATACCAGACTGTGTTCAGACCAAGTTGTGGTTAATTACATTTTGGGCAAACTTGACTAGACTACACCAGCAGCAGACACTGGGGCATATTCAAGAAGACTCAGGGCAGGTCAGGTTACATGCAACATTTTAGTAGACTGCAAAAGGGTGTTCTCTGCTGGATATATTACAGTGATCTGGGTGCAGACCACTGCAGTCCATTCCAGGTACCAGGGTACACACCAGTGGGCTTAGAGATGACCAGGGTACACTCAAGTGGACAGAGGGCAGTCCAGGGTACATGCCAGTGGACTAGCTGCAGACCAGGCTACTCTTGACTGGAGAAGGGGTAGACTAGGGTAAAATGAGGACTAGGGAGAGACCAAGGTTCACTCAAGAGGACTAGAGGCAGACCAGGGACCACTCAAGAGGACCGGGGCAGACAAGGGTACACTTCAGAAGACTAGGGAAAGACCAAGGTACACTCAAGAGGACCAGGGGCAAGCCAGGGAGCACTCAAGAGGACTAGGGGCAGACCAAGGTACACTGTAGAGGACTAGGGGCAGACCAAGGTACACTGTAGAGGACTAGGGGCAGACCAAGGTACACTGTAGAGGACTAGGGGCAGACCAAGGTACACTGTAGAGGACTAGGGGCAGACCAAGGTACATTCAAATGGACTGGGTTCTGACTGGATAATGCTCCAGTAAATTGGGAGTGTGCAAAAAGTTTCTGCACAGTCTGACCTATAGTGGAGTAGACAGAGACAATCTGGAGACAGATGGGAAAGAACAGGGTTCGCTGAAAGAGACTGGGTCAGTAGAATGATTTCTTTTTAGTTGGTGAGTGTACTCGAGGCTCTGAAGTAGGAAAGGAACTTGAAGCACAAACTGACGACAAAGTACCAGATGTTTCTGGCCATCTGAGAACGAGCAATAAAGACACGCCAGATGAAGACCAGCAGGACGGTGTTAAACGTGTAGCGGATATTCCTCAGTCTGAAATAACAGCAGAGAAATGGTGAAaggatatttattatttaaatatgatgATGAAAATAAAGCTACTTTGGACCGAATGTAAAGTGTGTATGCGTGCCGTACTTGCGCAGATGTTGTCTGGCGGCTGGAATATCGGCCATGTCCTCATTCAGCACATACTTCTTGGTGCCGATGCAGTAATTTTCAATGTACTCAGGCCAGTTCAACTGACGCACATCAAAGTTAAACAtctgaggaagagagaaagagtttcTAATCACGTTGATACAAAAGGTTaaatcaggggaaaaaaaaaacctggaacAGTGTGTACCTTGCGGTCCTCAGTGCTCAACTGGTTCATCAGCATGTTCATGTTGTCCGAATTCCACTCCCAGTCCTGACTGCTGAAGTACTCCAACAGTCCGATGGCTTTATGTAGCCTGTTAAAGATCCGCAtcattctgcacacacacacacaacagagaaggTTACACTTCGTGTGTTTAAACAAGTGCTCTGCAGTTCTGGAATTTATTTCAGTCACTTAAATATATAGTTTTAAACGATTACAGGAAACAGGTTTACACAATCACCAAAACCAAGACAAGGACTAAAGCTACCTTAGTCAGAAcctaaatgaaaaagaaaccaACAAGAATTAAAACCACAACAGAGCTGAGTTGTAGCTAATGAAACTAAAGCAAGAAGTAAAACAAAGCTGAACTAAAAACGGAACTAAACCAGGCTGAAATGTTCAGCTGTGACTGTAATCACAGGAGGGTTTATGGGTGTtcaggtgtgaatgtgtgtgttcaggtgtaaTCTCTGATGTCTATGTAAGGAGTGTCCTGTGGGAGGCGTCTGAGGAGTGTCCAGTGTAATCACaggattgtttgtgtgtgttcaggtgtagTCTCAGATGTCATGCTATGACAAAAGTTTGTAAATTTAAACAATTCAGGAGTTCATCGTTTGCAGAAGACGTGGGTATCCAGGAGACGTGTATATCACTTTTCAACGGTCTTCCTGCAAACAAAGCTGTTGTAATACTTACTTccctcatggaagaaggaagctgtTGTGTTTACAGATGATTCTCAACTTATGAGAATCAGTTAAAGGGTGGAATTTCCAAATGATGATCAGATCACAATaatttaaattcattaaaactCATTCATTTGCATGACATTCTTAAATGAACCATCTCTGGTTCATCCGTTTTTGTAGGGACATGGAATTTACATTGTCACGCCTCTAAACATAACGATGAACAAAATGacctgtgattggttgctttacatgtcagtcagatgCCCTCTTGGGTGGTCCTTGGACAATAAAAGCTACTGTAGGTTCTGGACCTGCAGTCAGTCTGAAGGACAGGTTCCATGAAACTAGTTCAGGTGCGTTTGTGTATTCacaggcttgtgtgtgtgtgtgtgcacgcatgtgtgtgttcaggtataAACAGTTTTGTGTTCGAATGTAATCAGGTGCTTCCTCACTGGTATAACCTGGTGCATTATCATGTGTGTATAACTCCAGGGGGTGCTGTTCAGCAGTGTTGTAGTCTCTTACTGAGGTTTTTGTCCAGACAGTCTCAGGAACAGGTCGTAGAGGAGCGCCGGGAACTTGTGGCTCACCAGGATCCAGTACTGATTAATCAGGTAGTTTGAGGTAATGTTAGCATTGGGCCGACGGAACGCTTGCTCCAGAGGATTCCGCTTAAATGTTGACATCACGTGATGCTCTGATGGCAACAGAAATACATCAtcagtatattatttatttcaacttACAATCatccttatttcttttttagcTAACGTTTATGAGTGTATAATGTAGCTAATTAATACTACTTAGCACACTCCTTGGTATAACATTAGTTAAACGCTAAATGCAACCGTTTCTGCTGATCTATAAACATGCACTCGAAACAAAGGGTCCATTcagatttagatagatagatagatagatagatagatagacagatagatagatagatagatagatagatagatagatagatagatagatagataatttgTCATCAGAGAGGAAGTTCCTTTTCACAAGAATGTGTATATAACCCAGGGACAGCTACACATTAGATATGAATAGGATATGATGTATCTATGTTGTATACGTACCGATCTCTCCCCAGTGGAAAGGGTTAATGCCTCCTGTTGTACAGTTATAAACCAGAACAGACTTCGGTCTAAAATCACgcacaggaaacagaaagaaatcaaATTTCTGGTTTATCTGAACACTCGAATTTATCTGATTTTGAGCAAATCGTAATAAACTGAATAATGTATTAATGCACCAGGAAGTTATACATAAGCCATAGTTCTGTCCAtagaataacacacactgggATGCGCATCCGCGATGCTATGTACACCGTAATCACATCGAAAGGTCacgtgtgatgtaggtggagcTACAGACGCAGtatttactagtgtggagaaggaggagcgcTCCGAAGTTGTTGCATGTGGAATGAAAGTTATAtctacctttttgttagtaaagagcgtgagacttatttgcacttcctcaGTCTTTGCACATTAACTTTgcaaacactgggtctgtagctccgcctacatcaCGTGTGACCTTTCGACATGATTAAGTAGTACACAGCccacatcccagagctagtgctagatgagcttttgtagttaaaaagtatagaattttttttattttcctaagAAAATGGCCGatggtttggctagataagagccttcttttgaaagtgaacttctcctttaaaacGCTATACAAATTGAAGAAGTACCCCAGTTTGAATGGTCATGACAGTTATGGTCATGACAGAAGGGTTGTGTTTTTGTGAACTGGGGATTGatttgaaacaaataaaaaatgttcgCAAACcacaaagattaaaaaaaaaaagaaagaaagaaaaaagaaaaattccaTTTCCCAAATTTGCGTTTTTGAACAGTCCTTAAGACAATGTTGAGGTACACATTAGCTCTACTGTCCAGACAGACAAAGTTTTATTAGCCATACTATCTGTGGTCATTATGTCTTGACTGGATCACACAAACACTGGACTTTTATTCTGGGTTAATTATTGTACTTTTCTAACAGTTTGTAATGTAAATCTAAATCACAATCATGTAAAGCTTATTTTAGCTGCATGCAACCGgtctcatccattcattttctatacccgctatCTATTAGGGTCACTAGGATCTGCTggagcacacattgggcaaaaggcaggggtacacactggacaggtcaccagtccatcatagggccacatatagacagacaaccacacacactcctgtggacaatttagaattaccaatcaacctaacatacatgtttttggactgtgggaggaaaccggagtacaggggcaggcacggggagaacatgccacACATAAAggcctgttcgaacctgggattcgaacccaggaccttcttgcaaCCCAGGCaactgtgctaaccactaaaccaccgtgCTGCCCCTGAAAACCCTctcatttattaatgtattcacTTTCTTCCTGAGAGAAAACCCCTTACCCATGATAAAACCCTGTAATACATGTGCTTGAGTGTTGCTTCAGTCAAAAAAAACTGTTATTTTTGCAATTCACAACTTTTCAGATTTACAAACAGCTCTGAGTTCACTGGCTGTGATGAAACGTAGACATTTTCCAGTATGGTGAAACCTGCACCAAGTTTGCTGAGCacagatgctgtgtgtgtgtgtgttttcttgcaCAAGTTTCTTGCAAATCTTTCCATTTCAAAATAACAAATGGTTCTCTAAATAGAAAGTCGGCCGTTGATGGAATTCACTCGAGCTTGTCATgttaacatggtgtgtgttacCCATAATgcttagagtgtgtgtgtgtacctgtgcactGCAGTGTACCACCCTGCAGCCAGTGTGAGGTTGATCACCACATCGACTGGAATCAGATCTGCTACGGCATCATTACTGGCTCTCATTGTCCTCAAGATCCCCTTTCCTGCCtgtacatgtgtacacacacacacgcacacacacacgcacgcacacacacaaaaaggtaTTTTCAGTATTTACCCATCTTTGTCCATCCATCATCATTTCGCACTTCATCTAGCTGTCTTTCCAGACCTGTCTCTCTGTTCATACGTATATACAGCATGTCTGACGgatgtatatacactcactgtccactttatttgGTCTcaactgacaggaagtctatagtaactcaaataatcagtCTTTACAGCCATGgcgagcagaaaagcatctcagaatgcagaaAGCATCATATATTCAGGTGCAcccaaactgtgtgtgtggattgtgtcatataaatgatataaatgattgacatctttttttaattaccgCAATGAAGACACCACTTGGGCCATTGAAGTTGTCAATCCAGCcctagagagagagggagagagagagagagagagagggagagagagagagagagggagagagaaacgcACAGACCAAAGGGTCAGTCAGACTCAAATAATAGACGCTGTGTTTGCATTTCTGTGAGGACTGAGCCATGATATGAGTGTCCTGTGtgaggagaatgaggagagtgaggagtgtcCTGTGTGAGGAGTGTCCTGTGtgaggagaatgaggagagtgaggagtgtcCTGTGTGAGGAGTGTcctgtgtgaggagtgtgagctCACAGGGAAGGGTTCCTGCCAGCTGGCTCCAACGATGGAGGGCCTGATGATCCCCACGTTCAGTTTCCCGCTCTCCTGCTGCACCACACACTCCGCCAATGCTTTGGTGTAGGTGTACGTGTTCGGCCAATCACCGATCAGCCTCGGTGTGATGTCACGGATGATTGCATCATCCATCCACCTTAGAAACACATACAATCTGATTTAGACCACATATCACATGCTGAAAACTCAACACAAATTCACACGTTTCAGACTTGATCATTTTATCAGAGGAAGTACAGGTCACATCAAACATGCTGAATAAGgtgttttaattaataaagtgTTCAAATGTAGGAATAAAATACCAGAAATCAGCGGAGTTAAATCActtgtttcttatttttgttcaat from Hemibagrus wyckioides isolate EC202008001 linkage group LG19, SWU_Hwy_1.0, whole genome shotgun sequence encodes the following:
- the si:dkey-97m3.1 gene encoding fatty acyl-CoA reductase 1 — encoded protein: MACVSEFYAGKCVLITGATGFMGKVLVEKLLRSCPEVKALYLLIRTKQGQSSQQRIHTTLQSKLFDRLREENPDFHKKIIPVSSELTQPGLALSDEDVQTLTQNVHIIFHCAATIRFDEPLKHALQLNVIATQQLLSLAQQMQQLHAFIHISTAYANCNRHHIDEVIYPPPVEPGKLIHSLEWMDDAIIRDITPRLIGDWPNTYTYTKALAECVVQQESGKLNVGIIRPSIVGASWQEPFPGWIDNFNGPSGVFIAAGKGILRTMRASNDAVADLIPVDVVINLTLAAGWYTAVHRPKSVLVYNCTTGGINPFHWGEIEHHVMSTFKRNPLEQAFRRPNANITSNYLINQYWILVSHKFPALLYDLFLRLSGQKPQMMRIFNRLHKAIGLLEYFSSQDWEWNSDNMNMLMNQLSTEDRKMFNFDVRQLNWPEYIENYCIGTKKYVLNEDMADIPAARQHLRKLRNIRYTFNTVLLVFIWRVFIARSQMARNIWYFVVSLCFKFLSYFRASSTLTN